One genomic region from Jiangella sp. DSM 45060 encodes:
- a CDS encoding glucose PTS transporter subunit EIIB, with amino-acid sequence MDKAEQILKALGGAGNIVEIEPCATRLRTEVHDAALVDEKALKAAGAFGVISAGQVVQVVVGPEADTIATDIEDLM; translated from the coding sequence ATGGACAAGGCCGAGCAGATCCTGAAGGCGCTGGGCGGCGCCGGCAACATCGTCGAGATCGAGCCCTGCGCCACGCGGCTGCGCACCGAGGTGCACGACGCCGCGCTGGTGGACGAGAAGGCGCTCAAGGCGGCCGGCGCGTTCGGCGTCATCTCGGCCGGCCAGGTCGTCCAGGTGGTCGTCGGGCCGGAGGCGGACACCATCGCCACCGACATCGAGGACCTGATGTGA